In a genomic window of Gossypium arboreum isolate Shixiya-1 chromosome 9, ASM2569848v2, whole genome shotgun sequence:
- the LOC108457291 gene encoding eukaryotic translation initiation factor 2 subunit gamma-like, which produces MSKKGLMEQDLSKLDVTKLHPLSPEVISRQATINIGTIGHVAHGKSTVVKAISGVQTVRFKNELERNITIKLGYANAKIYKCEDERCPRPMCYKAYGSGKEDSPLCDVPGFENCRMKLLRHVSFVDCPGHDILMATMLNGAAIMDGALLLIAANESCPQPQTSEHLAAVEIMRLQHIIILQNKVDLIQENVAINQHEAIQKFIQGTVADGAPVVPISAQLKYNIDVVCEYIVKKIPIPERNFVSPPNMIVIRSFDVNKPGFEVDEIKGGVAGGSILRGVLKVNQFIEVRPGIVVKDESGNIKCTPIYSRIVSLYAEQNELQYAVPGGLIGVGTTMDPTLTRADRLVGQVLGEVGSLPEVYVELEVNFFLLRRLLGVRTKGSERQGKVSKLAKGEILMLNIGSMSTGARVIAVKNDLAKLQLTSPVCTSKGEKIALSRRVEKHWRLIGWGQIQAGTTIEVPPCPV; this is translated from the exons ATGTCCAAAAAAGGTTTGATGGAGCAAGACTTAAGTAAACTGGATGTGACTAAGTTGCATCCGCTGTCTCCTGAAGTCATATCTCGCCAGGCTACCATAAATATCG GCACCATAGGGCATGTCGCACATGGGAAGTCAACAGTAGTGAAAGCAATATCTGGGGTTCAG ACTGTTCGTTTTAAGAATGAGTTGGAGAGGAATATTACTATCAAGCTTGGATATGCAAATGCAAAGATATACAAATGTGAAGATGAACGATGCCCTCGTCCTATGTGCTACAA GGCATATGGAAGCGGAAAGGAGGATAGTCCTCTTTGTGATGTCCCTGGCTTTGAAAACTGTAGGATGAAGTTGCTGAGACATGTATCTTTTGTGGATTGCCCA GGTCACGATATTCTCATGGCTACTATGCTTAATGGAGCAGCAATCATGGATGGTGCATTACTTCTTATAGCTGCCAACGAAAGCTGTCCACAACCACAAACTTCTGAGCATCTGGCTGCTGTTGAAATCATGCGACTACAGCATATTATTATTCTTCAAAACAAGGTTGATCTTATTCAAGAGAATGTGGCCATCAATCAGCATGAAGCAATTCAGAAATTTATTCAG GGTACTGTTGCTGATGGTGCACCAGTGGTACCAATCTCTGCacaactaaaatataatattgaTGTTGTGTGCGAGTACATTGTGAAGAAGATCCCTATTCCCGAGAGGAACTTTGTCTCACCCCCTAACATGATTGTAATCCGATCTTTTGATGTCAATAAGCCAGGGTTTGAGGTTGATGAGATTAAAGGTGGTGTTGCTGGTGGAAGTATACTCAGG GGTGTTTTGAAGGTGAACCAATTTATTGAAGTTCGTCCTGGGATTGTTGTCAAGGATGAAAGTGGAAACATCAAATGCACACCCATATACTCGAGAATAGTCTCATTGTATGCTGAACAAAATGAGCTACAATATGCCGTTCCAGGAGGTCTAATTGGTGTTGGAACAACTATGGACCCGACTTTAACTCGTGCAGATAGGTTGGTGGGTCAAGTTCTTGGAGAGGTTGGGTCACTCCCAGAAGTGTATGTCGAGCTCGAG GTAAATTTCTTCCTTCTCCGAAGGCTTCTTGGTGTTAGGACAAAGGGTTCGGAGAGGCAAGGAAAAGTGTCAAAGTTGGCCAAGGGAGAGATCCTAATGTTGAATATTGGGTCTATGTCGACCGGTGCTCGAGTCATAGCTGTAAAGAATGATTTGGCAAAGCTGCAACTCACGTCCCCTGTATGCACCAGCAAGGGAGAGAAAATTGCACTTAGTCGGCGTGTTGAGAAGCATTGGCGTCTAATCGGATGGGGCCAAATCCAAGCTGGAACAACCATTGAAGTCCCACCCTGCCCTGTTTAA
- the LOC108457298 gene encoding eukaryotic translation initiation factor 2 subunit gamma-like — MSKKGLMEQDLSKLDVTKLHPLSPEVISRQATINIGTIGHVAHGKSTVVKAISGVQTVRFKNELERNITIKLGYANAKIYKCEDERCPRPMCYKAYGSGKEDSPLCDVPGFENCRMKLLRHVSFVDCPGHDILMATMLNGAAIMDGALLLIAANESCPQPQTSEHLAAVEIMRLQHIIILQNKVDLIQENVAINQHEAIQKFIQGTVADGAPVVPISAQLKYNIDVVCEYIVKKIPIPERNFVSPPNMIVIRSFDVNKPGFEVDEIKGGVAGGSILRGVLKVNQFIEVRPGIVVKDESGNIKCTPIYSRIVSLYAEQNELQYAVPGGLIGVGTTMDPTLTRADRLVGQVLGEVGSLPEVYVELEVNFFLLRRLLGVRTKGSERQGKVSKLAKGEILMLNIGSMSTGARVIAVKNDLAKLQLTSPVCTSKGEKIALSRRVEKHWRLIGWGQIQAGTTLEVPPCPL, encoded by the exons ATGTCGAAAAAAGGTTTGATGGAGCAAGACTTAAGTAAACTGGATGTAACTAAGTTGCATCCACTGTCTCCTGAAGTCATATCTCGCCAGGCTACTATAAATATTG GCACCATAGGGCATGTCGCACATGGGAAGTCAACAGTTGTGAAAGCAATATCTGGGGTTCAG ACTGTTCGTTTCAAGAATGAGTTGGAGAGAAATATTACTATCAAGCTTGGATATGCAAATGCAAAGATATACAAATGTGAAGATGAACGATGCCCTCGTCCTATGTGCTACAA GGCATATGGAAGTGGAAAGGAGGATAGTCCTCTTTGTGATGTGCCCGGCTTTGAAAACTGTAGGATGAAGTTGCTGAGACATGTATCTTTTGTAGATTGCCCA GGTCACGATATTCTCATGGCTACTATGCTTAATGGAGCAGCAATCATGGATGGTGCATTACTTCTTATAGCTGCCAATGAAAGCTGTCCGCAACCTCAAACTTCTGAGCATCTGGCTGCTGTTGAAATTATGCGACTCCAGCATATTATAATTCTTCAAAACAAGGTTGATCTTATTCAAGAGAATGTAGCCATCAATCAGCATGAAGCAATTCAGAAATTTATTCAG GGTACAGTTGCTGATGGTGCACCAGTGGTGCCAATCTCTGCACAACTGAAATATAATATTGATGTTGTGTGCGAGTACATTGTGAAGAAGATCCCTATTCCTGAGAGAAACTTTGTCTCACCCCCTAACATGATTGTAATCCGATCATTTGATGTCAATAAGCCGGGGTTTGAGGTTGATGAGATTAAAGGTGGTGTTGCTGGTGGAAGTATACTCAGG GGTGTTTTGAAGGTGAACCAATTTATTGAAGTTCGTCCTGGGATTGTTGTCAAGGATGAAAGCGGAAACATCAAATGCACACCCATATATTCGAGAATAGTCTCATTGTATGCTGAACAAAATGAGCTACAATATGCCGTTCCGGGAGGTCTAATTGGTGTTGGAACAACTATGGACCCGACTTTAACTCGTGCAGATAGGTTGGTGGGTCAAGTTCTTGGAGAGGTCGGGTCACTCCCAGAAGTTTATGTTGAGCTCGAG GTAAATTTCTTCCTTCTCCGAAGGCTTCTTGGTGTTAGGACAAAGGGCTCAGAGAGGCAAGGAAAAGTGTCAAAGTTGGCCAAGGGAGAGATCCTAATGTTGAATATTGGGTCTATGTCGACCGGTGCTCGAGTCATAGCTGTAAAGAATGATTTGGCAAAGCTGCAACTCACGTCCCCTGTATGCACCAGCAAGGGAGAGAAAATTGCTCTTAGTCGGCGTGTTGAGAAGCATTGGCGTCTAATCGGATGGGGCCAAATCCAAGCTGGAACAACCCTTGAAGTCCCACCCTGCCCTCTATAA